The sequence TGGTTATCAGTGGTCTTCGTTTTCAGAATCCTGGTGTTTGTTGTGGCCATTCAGCAGGCGTGGGGTGATGAAACCAAAGAGTTTGTCTGCAACACGGCCCAGCCGGGGTGTAGCAATGTCTGCTTCGACCAATTTTTTCCCATTTCCCATGTCCGGTTGTGGTCTCTTCAGCTCATATTTGTCACCTGTCCATCTCTATTGGTCGTGGCACATGTCAAGTATCGAGAAATGAAGGATCAGAAATTTGCTACAAGCCATGGAGGCGAACACTTTTACAGCAACCCCGGGAGGAAGCGTGGAGGACTTTGGTATACCTACATAATCAGTCTGGTGTTCAAAGCAGGCCTTGATGCTGGTTTCCTCTATATTTTGTACGCCCTTTATGGTTTTGATATGCCAAGGTTGTTCAAATGCAGTCAGGAACCATGTCCGAATACAGTCGATTGCTACATATCTCGTCCTACAGAGAAAAAGATCTTCACAGTGTTTATGGTGGTTTCGT comes from Triplophysa dalaica isolate WHDGS20190420 chromosome 25, ASM1584641v1, whole genome shotgun sequence and encodes:
- the gjb9b gene encoding gap junction protein beta 9b, which translates into the protein MNWMYLQVLLGGVSKYSTVFGRVWLSVVFVFRILVFVVAIQQAWGDETKEFVCNTAQPGCSNVCFDQFFPISHVRLWSLQLIFVTCPSLLVVAHVKYREMKDQKFATSHGGEHFYSNPGRKRGGLWYTYIISLVFKAGLDAGFLYILYALYGFDMPRLFKCSQEPCPNTVDCYISRPTEKKIFTVFMVVSSSVCIFMCICEMIYLISKKVHKFLIRHHEMNTAKYSSCRRVDPTALSTQNLNNIERAKSTSEEKTSEQA